GGCAGTGATGTTTATTGGAACTTACACATTGGTACCAGTGGTGTTGGCATACACATAGGCCACTAAGACCTGACTAACTTATTCCTCCAAGTACCCTAGGCTTGGAGGAATATTTTATTTTTTTAAGTAGTAAATATTCAGGCGTGCACAAAGAAATGTTATACATGCTAACATAAACAATAAACCGCCATCGTTTTGGACGGTAATCCCCAAAAATAAAATATGTGAAGCTATGGCACCAAGCATGATCATTAAAGTTAAAAGACTGCCATAATATGTAGTAGCTGGAATCAAAATAAGAATGGCCGCAAGCAGTTCAGCAATACCAGAAAGATATCGTCCCCAAGGTTCAACACCCAAAGTTGAAAAAATATAAATAGATTCTGGCGCCCCGGTGAATTTAAAAAACAAAGTTTGCAATAAAATAACAGCAGGAATAATTCTGAATAAGTATTTCATCAAAGCAAAGTAACATTTTTAAATTGATAAAGGAATTATAAAGGTAGGTTGATAATTATGTTTGCGCCGTTGTCATTATGAAGGTTTATCTTACCTTTATAACGTAAAACAATTTGTTCGCTGATGTACAAACCTAAACCAGTTCCAGAAGACTGTTCATCCAAGCGTTTGCCTCTTGCAAGCAGTTGCATGGGGGTTG
This DNA window, taken from Oligoflexia bacterium, encodes the following:
- a CDS encoding DoxX family protein, with amino-acid sequence MKYLFRIIPAVILLQTLFFKFTGAPESIYIFSTLGVEPWGRYLSGIAELLAAILILIPATTYYGSLLTLMIMLGAIASHILFLGITVQNDGGLLFMLACITFLCARLNIYYLKK